In the Prosthecomicrobium sp. N25 genome, one interval contains:
- a CDS encoding ABC transporter ATP-binding protein encodes MSPLLDVRGLTHRYPAARGRTVRALEDVSLTLAKGEVLGIVGESGCGKTTLGRAVLRLVEPTAGAVLFDGEDVLSLPAARLKRRRRDLAVVFQDPFGSLNPRHTVRTLVGEPLMVHGEPGIDERVAEMLALVGLPADAAGRYPHEFSGGQRQRIAIARALALHPRLLVADEPVSALDVSIQSQIINLIADLRRRLGLSMLFISHDLSVVRHVSDRIAVMYLGRIVETGPAEALFARPAHPYTEALLSAVPRRPGEAKRARIVLEGDLPDPADPPSGCAFHGRCRFATPVCAETRPDLVARRLVGSGETRETACHLHPVAGELPL; translated from the coding sequence ATGAGCCCGCTTCTCGACGTCCGCGGCCTGACCCACCGCTACCCGGCCGCGCGCGGCCGCACCGTCCGGGCCCTCGAGGATGTCAGCCTCACGCTGGCGAAGGGCGAGGTGCTCGGCATCGTCGGCGAGTCCGGTTGCGGCAAGACCACCCTCGGCCGGGCGGTGCTGCGCCTCGTCGAGCCGACCGCCGGCGCCGTCCTGTTCGACGGAGAGGACGTCCTTTCCCTTCCCGCGGCGCGCCTCAAGCGGCGCCGCCGCGACCTCGCCGTCGTCTTCCAGGACCCCTTCGGATCCCTCAACCCGCGCCACACCGTGCGCACCCTGGTGGGCGAGCCCCTGATGGTCCACGGCGAGCCCGGCATCGACGAGCGCGTGGCCGAGATGCTCGCCCTGGTCGGGCTCCCGGCCGACGCGGCGGGCCGCTACCCGCACGAATTCTCCGGCGGTCAGCGCCAGCGCATCGCCATCGCGCGCGCCCTGGCCCTGCACCCCCGCCTGCTCGTCGCCGACGAGCCGGTCTCGGCCCTCGACGTCTCCATCCAGTCCCAGATCATCAACCTGATCGCCGACCTGCGCCGCCGGCTCGGCCTGTCCATGCTCTTCATCAGCCACGACCTGTCGGTCGTCCGCCACGTCAGCGACCGCATCGCCGTCATGTATCTCGGCCGCATCGTCGAGACCGGGCCGGCCGAGGCGCTCTTCGCGCGCCCGGCCCACCCCTACACCGAGGCCCTGCTCTCCGCGGTGCCGCGCCGCCCCGGCGAGGCGAAGCGGGCGCGCATCGTGCTCGAGGGCGACCTGCCCGACCCCGCCGACCCGCCCTCGGGCTGCGCCTTCCACGGCCGCTGCCGCTTCGCCACCCCGGTCTGCGCCGAGACCCGCCCCGACCTCGTAGCCCGCCGGCTCGTCGGATCGGGGGAGACCCGGGAGACGGCCTGCCACCTGCATCCCGTGGCCGGAGAGCTGCCCCTGTGA
- the nagA gene encoding N-acetylglucosamine-6-phosphate deacetylase has translation MEAIRTPLLFDGDRLARDRMVIVEGRRVVHVGPAGDAPPGAVLTDLPAGAILAPGFIDVQVNGGGGVLLNDDPGPAGAAAIVAAHRRHGTTGCLPTLITDRPEVLSACLAAAGAIAAVPGVLGLHAEGPFINPVRKGVHRADFIRVPDPSDIEALRTLARAGRSMITLAPERMPDGFVRDLAAAGLRVSIGHSEASAEEVEAAVRDGATAVTHLFNAQSQMQGRAPGVVGAAMATDRLFVSLIADGLHVHPMNLRAAFRAIGPERLMLITDAMSSVGAATDRFDLMGREVRLEQGRLTTADGTLAGAHLGMDEAVRNAVAMMDASLPQALAMASRTPAHFLGLADTHGRIAAGAAADLVALDADLKPLGTWIGGDHASARDGVGRPFS, from the coding sequence TTGGAAGCGATCCGCACCCCTCTCCTGTTCGACGGCGACAGGCTCGCCAGGGACCGCATGGTGATCGTCGAGGGCCGCCGCGTGGTGCATGTCGGCCCGGCCGGCGACGCGCCGCCCGGCGCCGTGCTGACGGACCTCCCCGCCGGCGCGATCCTCGCCCCCGGCTTCATCGACGTGCAGGTGAACGGCGGCGGCGGCGTGCTCCTGAACGACGACCCGGGCCCGGCCGGCGCCGCCGCGATCGTGGCCGCGCACCGCCGCCACGGCACCACCGGCTGCCTGCCCACCCTCATCACCGACCGACCGGAGGTCCTCTCCGCCTGCCTCGCCGCGGCCGGCGCGATCGCGGCCGTTCCGGGCGTGCTCGGCCTGCACGCCGAGGGCCCCTTCATCAACCCCGTCCGCAAGGGCGTGCACCGGGCGGACTTCATCCGCGTCCCCGATCCCAGCGACATCGAGGCCCTCCGGACCCTCGCCCGCGCCGGCCGGTCGATGATCACGCTGGCCCCCGAGCGCATGCCCGACGGGTTCGTCCGCGACCTGGCCGCCGCCGGCCTCCGCGTCTCGATCGGCCATTCCGAGGCGAGCGCCGAGGAGGTCGAAGCCGCGGTCCGCGACGGCGCGACGGCGGTCACCCACCTCTTCAACGCCCAGTCGCAGATGCAGGGCCGGGCCCCGGGCGTGGTCGGCGCCGCCATGGCGACCGACCGCCTCTTCGTCAGCCTCATCGCCGACGGCCTGCACGTGCACCCGATGAACCTGCGCGCCGCCTTCCGCGCCATCGGCCCCGAGCGGCTGATGCTGATCACCGACGCCATGTCGTCGGTCGGCGCCGCCACCGACCGGTTCGATCTGATGGGCCGCGAGGTGCGCCTGGAGCAGGGCCGGCTGACCACCGCGGACGGCACCCTGGCGGGCGCCCACCTGGGCATGGACGAGGCCGTCCGCAACGCCGTCGCCATGATGGACGCGAGCCTGCCGCAGGCCCTCGCCATGGCGAGCCGCACCCCGGCCCATTTCCTCGGCCTCGCCGACACCCACGGCCGGATCGCCGCCGGGGCGGCGGCCGACCTCGTCGCCCTGGACGCCGACCTGAAGCCGCTCGGCACCTGGATCGGCGGCGATCACGCCTCCGCCCGGGACGGCGTCGGCCGGCCCTTCTCGTAG
- a CDS encoding ABC transporter permease, giving the protein MRRWRDHRLLLFAAALVALQVLAAVFADAVAPYDPVQQDVLARLKGPSAAHWLGTDQFGRDVFSRIVHGCRASLAVSFGAVVAALAVGGTIGLVAAYYRGWTDRILMRGMDVLFAFPVLLLAIGIVAVLGPRQSTAAVAIAVVYVPIFARLLRGPALVVAESDYVLGARAIGAGDARILFLHVLPNLASVVLVQTSLLLSAAILVEASLSFLGLGTQPPTPSLGLMLSEGRNFLMLSPWSAIFSGLAILFLAFGLNLLGDALRDTLDPRLRGLE; this is encoded by the coding sequence ATGAGGCGCTGGCGCGACCACCGGCTCCTCCTCTTCGCGGCGGCGCTGGTCGCCCTGCAGGTACTCGCGGCCGTGTTCGCCGACGCGGTCGCGCCCTACGACCCGGTGCAGCAGGACGTGCTGGCGCGCCTGAAGGGGCCGAGCGCGGCGCATTGGCTCGGGACCGACCAGTTCGGCCGGGACGTGTTCTCGCGCATCGTCCACGGCTGCCGGGCGTCGCTCGCCGTCTCGTTCGGAGCGGTCGTCGCGGCGCTCGCGGTCGGCGGCACGATCGGGCTCGTGGCGGCCTACTACCGGGGCTGGACGGACCGGATCCTGATGCGGGGCATGGACGTGCTCTTCGCCTTCCCGGTGCTGCTGCTGGCCATCGGGATCGTGGCGGTGCTCGGGCCGCGGCAGTCGACGGCGGCCGTGGCGATTGCAGTCGTGTACGTGCCGATCTTCGCGAGGCTCCTGCGCGGACCGGCGCTGGTCGTGGCGGAGAGCGACTACGTGCTCGGCGCGCGGGCGATCGGGGCCGGGGATGCGCGCATCCTGTTCCTGCATGTCCTGCCCAACCTCGCGAGCGTGGTGCTCGTGCAGACCAGCCTGCTCCTCTCCGCCGCCATCCTGGTGGAGGCGTCGCTGTCGTTCCTCGGCCTCGGCACCCAACCGCCGACGCCCTCGCTCGGGCTGATGCTGTCGGAAGGCAGGAACTTCCTGATGCTGTCGCCCTGGAGCGCGATCTTCTCGGGGCTGGCGATCCTGTTCCTCGCCTTCGGGCTGAACCTCCTCGGGGACGCGCTGCGCGACACGCTCGATCCGCGGCTGAGGGGCCTCGAGTGA
- a CDS encoding GNAT family N-acetyltransferase, whose protein sequence is MRVRPARADDVPALAAIAEAAYGEAFAGILEPETLAGYDRAFFEGRFAAGLASLTVAEAGGTVTGFAKTTAGHLDMLFVAPGLQGTGAGSALLADAEARGVGTLDCFRDNLPARRFYERRGWRLARSYEREFAGRSRAFVFYEKGRPTPSRAEA, encoded by the coding sequence GTGAGGGTCCGGCCCGCCCGGGCGGACGACGTCCCGGCGCTCGCGGCGATCGCCGAGGCGGCCTACGGGGAGGCCTTCGCGGGGATCCTGGAACCGGAGACGCTCGCCGGCTACGACCGCGCCTTCTTCGAGGGGCGGTTCGCGGCGGGCCTGGCGAGCCTCACGGTGGCGGAGGCCGGAGGGACCGTGACGGGCTTCGCCAAGACCACGGCCGGGCATCTCGACATGCTGTTCGTGGCGCCGGGCCTGCAGGGTACGGGGGCCGGGTCGGCCCTGCTCGCCGACGCGGAGGCGCGGGGCGTCGGCACGCTCGATTGCTTCCGGGACAATCTCCCGGCCCGGCGCTTCTACGAGCGGCGCGGGTGGCGGCTCGCGCGGAGCTACGAGCGGGAGTTCGCCGGGCGGTCGCGCGCTTTCGTGTTCTACGAGAAGGGCCGGCCGACGCCGTCCCGGGCGGAGGCGTGA
- a CDS encoding ABC transporter permease, translated as MTLPRLLLMRLLDLVVVLFFVSLIVFAMVRLIPGDAVAIMLGANTEVTPERIAELRSRIGLDLPMAEQYVRWLGKALHGDFGTSLWTGRPVIDEIALHVWPTLQLTLLSLVIGAGLAVPTGVLMARLRGRFADGALRIVTVAGLTIPSFWLGIVMILGLATFAPSLQMLGYVPFSEDPVGNLARLILPAVALGLPILANLSRLVRSAMLDALGQDYIRTARAKGASEASVLFKHALANALIPFVTSVGIMTGYLLGGAIVVEQVFAIPGLGRLILGAIAERNYPLLQATILVVTCGFVVVNFAVDLLYLAIDPRVRA; from the coding sequence ATGACCCTGCCGCGGCTCCTCCTGATGCGGCTCCTCGACCTCGTGGTCGTCCTCTTCTTCGTCAGCCTGATCGTCTTCGCGATGGTCCGGCTGATCCCGGGCGACGCGGTGGCGATCATGCTCGGGGCGAACACCGAGGTGACGCCCGAGCGGATTGCCGAGCTCCGCTCGCGCATCGGGCTCGACCTGCCGATGGCCGAGCAATATGTCCGCTGGCTCGGCAAGGCGCTTCATGGCGACTTCGGAACCTCGCTGTGGACCGGGCGGCCGGTCATCGACGAGATCGCCCTGCATGTCTGGCCGACCCTGCAGCTGACCCTGCTGTCGCTCGTGATCGGGGCCGGGCTCGCGGTGCCGACCGGGGTCCTGATGGCGCGGCTCCGGGGACGGTTCGCCGACGGGGCGCTCCGGATCGTCACGGTGGCGGGGCTGACGATCCCGTCCTTCTGGCTCGGCATCGTCATGATCCTCGGGCTGGCGACCTTCGCGCCCTCGCTGCAGATGCTCGGCTACGTGCCCTTCTCGGAGGACCCGGTCGGCAACCTGGCGCGCCTGATCCTGCCGGCGGTCGCGCTCGGGCTGCCGATCCTCGCCAACCTGTCGAGGCTCGTGCGCTCGGCCATGCTGGACGCGCTCGGGCAGGACTACATCCGCACCGCGCGCGCCAAGGGCGCCTCGGAGGCGTCGGTGCTCTTCAAGCACGCCCTCGCCAACGCGCTCATCCCCTTCGTCACCTCGGTCGGCATCATGACCGGCTACCTGCTCGGCGGGGCGATCGTGGTCGAGCAGGTGTTCGCCATCCCGGGGCTCGGGCGGCTGATCCTGGGGGCCATCGCGGAGCGCAACTATCCGCTCCTGCAGGCGACCATCCTGGTCGTCACCTGCGGCTTCGTGGTGGTCAACTTCGCGGTCGACCTGCTCTATCTGGCGATCGACCCGAGGGTGCGGGCATGA
- a CDS encoding ABC transporter substrate-binding protein: MARRFVGSMMIAGAAALAVSPAAAQVLEVAIDQSPAGLDPHIITAFSSFMVVNRTIYEGLTAIDKDLKVGPGLAESWTVAPDGKGYTFKIRSGATFHNGAPVEAADVAASLKRVMAKEIASPLASRLAAVESVTATGDTVELKLKEPAAPLLTSLATIAIVPRSFEADKDGLQKQPVGTGPFKFKEWQPNGFIALSKHDGYWQKGLPKLDGVKFNIVPESATRQVGVASGQYAMLPNIDAATALQLKGKPGVKLAETLELAYTLVGLNTSKPPFDNPKVREAVNYAVNRDEIVAAAQFGAGVPGGPLSPALKSWALDVGAFPCYKHDPAKAQALLKEAGVATPVALTMTVLPRQDIKDIAQVVQAQLNKAGFKVELKTPELGAFIQDWRNSNFDLFASTNAGSPDPDDYFYRTFRTGGSTNVFKYSNPEVDALLDRARASLDPAARKADYDAVQKALACSGPIVHLTYGQLFTALRANVTGFEIVANRSLSYLAETTAK, translated from the coding sequence ATGGCCCGGCGCTTCGTGGGTTCGATGATGATCGCGGGGGCCGCGGCCCTCGCCGTGTCGCCGGCGGCGGCGCAGGTCCTGGAGGTCGCCATCGACCAGTCGCCGGCCGGCCTGGACCCGCACATCATCACGGCCTTCTCGTCCTTCATGGTCGTCAACCGGACGATCTACGAGGGGCTGACCGCCATCGACAAGGACCTGAAGGTCGGCCCCGGCCTCGCCGAGTCCTGGACGGTCGCGCCGGACGGCAAGGGCTACACGTTCAAGATCCGCTCGGGGGCGACGTTCCACAACGGCGCGCCGGTCGAGGCGGCGGACGTGGCCGCGTCGCTGAAGCGCGTCATGGCGAAGGAGATCGCCTCGCCACTGGCGAGCCGGCTCGCGGCGGTGGAGAGCGTCACGGCGACGGGCGACACGGTCGAGCTGAAGCTGAAGGAGCCGGCGGCGCCGCTGCTCACCTCGCTCGCCACCATCGCGATCGTGCCGCGGAGCTTCGAGGCCGACAAGGACGGGCTGCAGAAGCAGCCGGTCGGCACGGGGCCGTTCAAGTTCAAGGAGTGGCAGCCGAACGGCTTCATCGCCCTGTCGAAGCACGACGGCTACTGGCAGAAGGGCCTGCCGAAGCTCGACGGCGTGAAGTTCAACATCGTGCCCGAATCGGCGACCCGCCAGGTCGGCGTCGCCAGCGGGCAGTATGCCATGCTGCCCAACATCGACGCGGCGACCGCGCTGCAGCTCAAGGGCAAGCCGGGCGTGAAGCTCGCCGAGACGCTGGAGCTCGCCTACACGCTGGTCGGGCTCAACACCTCGAAGCCGCCCTTCGACAATCCGAAGGTGCGCGAGGCGGTCAACTACGCGGTCAACCGGGACGAGATCGTCGCGGCGGCGCAGTTCGGCGCGGGCGTTCCGGGCGGGCCGCTGTCGCCGGCCTTGAAGTCCTGGGCGCTCGATGTCGGGGCCTTCCCCTGCTACAAGCACGACCCCGCGAAGGCGCAGGCGCTCCTCAAGGAGGCCGGCGTCGCCACGCCGGTCGCCCTCACGATGACGGTCCTGCCGCGGCAGGACATCAAGGATATCGCCCAGGTCGTCCAGGCGCAGCTCAACAAGGCGGGCTTCAAGGTCGAGCTGAAGACCCCCGAGCTCGGCGCCTTCATCCAGGACTGGCGCAACTCGAACTTCGACCTCTTCGCGTCGACCAACGCCGGCAGCCCCGATCCGGACGACTATTTCTATCGGACCTTCCGGACCGGCGGGTCAACGAACGTCTTCAAGTACTCGAACCCGGAGGTCGACGCGCTCCTCGACCGCGCCCGGGCCTCGCTCGACCCGGCGGCGCGCAAGGCGGATTACGACGCGGTCCAGAAGGCGCTGGCCTGCTCGGGCCCGATCGTCCACCTCACCTACGGCCAGCTCTTCACGGCGCTCCGGGCGAACGTCACGGGCTTCGAGATCGTCGCCAACCGGTCGCTCTCCTACCTCGCCGAGACGACGGCGAAGTGA
- a CDS encoding serine hydrolase domain-containing protein: protein MTDVDARCARAFAPAEALVREGRIPGAVLGLVEAGGAHAIRHAGFAQVEPDRVPMTAGTVFDLASLTKVVFTTTTILGLVDAGRIGLDDPLAAAIPDLRQYDVANAPERRLTLRQCLAHQTHLPAVEPLYTYGRDPRTLRAFVLQREWRAGPPVYSDINFILLGILIERLTGRPLADQPLPEGFTFHPDPARCAATERCTWRGRVMRGEVHDENAFALGGASGHAGLFGDAAALLDFAESLLAGRLLSEAARAELRRRQAPTRSLGWEMAHPGWSGGDLAPSSTIGHTGFTGTGLWIDWEAGRAWALLTNRVHPTRHADSGIFALRRAVGDLVCR from the coding sequence GTGACCGACGTCGACGCCCGTTGCGCCCGGGCCTTCGCGCCCGCCGAGGCGCTCGTTCGGGAGGGCCGCATCCCGGGCGCGGTCCTCGGCCTCGTGGAGGCCGGCGGCGCCCACGCGATCCGGCATGCCGGCTTCGCCCAGGTCGAGCCCGATCGGGTCCCGATGACGGCCGGCACGGTCTTCGACCTCGCCTCCCTCACCAAGGTCGTCTTCACCACCACCACGATCCTCGGCCTCGTCGACGCCGGCAGGATCGGGCTGGACGATCCGCTCGCCGCCGCGATCCCGGACCTCCGCCAGTACGACGTCGCCAACGCCCCCGAGCGCCGGCTGACCCTTCGCCAGTGCCTCGCGCACCAGACCCACCTGCCCGCCGTGGAGCCGCTCTACACCTACGGCCGGGACCCCCGCACGCTGCGCGCCTTCGTGTTGCAGCGGGAGTGGCGGGCCGGACCGCCCGTCTACTCGGACATCAACTTCATCCTCCTCGGCATCCTGATCGAGCGGCTCACGGGCCGTCCGCTGGCCGACCAGCCCTTGCCGGAGGGCTTCACCTTCCACCCCGACCCCGCCCGCTGCGCCGCCACCGAGCGCTGCACGTGGCGCGGCAGGGTCATGCGCGGCGAGGTTCACGACGAGAACGCCTTCGCGCTCGGCGGTGCCTCCGGGCATGCCGGCCTCTTCGGCGACGCCGCAGCGCTGCTCGACTTCGCCGAGAGCCTCCTGGCCGGCCGCCTCCTCTCGGAGGCGGCCCGCGCGGAGCTCCGCCGCCGCCAGGCGCCGACCCGAAGCCTCGGCTGGGAGATGGCGCATCCCGGCTGGTCGGGCGGCGACCTTGCGCCGTCCTCCACGATCGGTCACACCGGCTTCACCGGCACCGGCCTCTGGATCGACTGGGAGGCCGGACGCGCCTGGGCGCTGCTGACCAACCGCGTCCACCCGACCCGCCACGCCGACAGCGGCATCTTCGCGCTGCGCCGGGCCGTGGGCGACCTCGTCTGCCGCTGA
- a CDS encoding ABC transporter ATP-binding protein gives MSAPVLSIEGLSIRAGDRLLAEDVSLSIGPGEMVGLVGESGCGKSITALAALRLLPPALRVAGGRIRIDGQDVLALGEARLRRLRGGTAGMIFQEPMTSLNPVFTVGDQIAEVLEIHEARPRADARARAADLLALVGIPAPRDAVRRYPHQMSGGQRQRVMIAMALACSPSLLVADEPTTALDVTVQAQILALIDRLRRERGMACLLITHDLGVVSEVCDRAAVMYAGRIVEEGPVDALFAAPRHRYTRALLDTMPAMNPPGRPLPSIPGLVPPPGARGEGCTFAPRCPAPVDACRTRRPPLEGDGPHRAACWNPAA, from the coding sequence GTGAGCGCGCCCGTCCTGTCCATCGAGGGCCTGTCGATCCGGGCGGGCGACAGGCTTCTCGCCGAGGACGTCTCGCTCTCGATCGGCCCGGGCGAGATGGTCGGCCTCGTCGGCGAGTCGGGCTGCGGCAAGAGCATCACCGCGCTGGCCGCGCTGCGGCTCCTGCCCCCGGCGCTGCGCGTCGCGGGCGGGCGGATCCGCATCGACGGCCAGGACGTGCTCGCCCTCGGCGAGGCGCGCCTGCGCCGCCTGCGCGGTGGCACGGCCGGCATGATCTTCCAGGAGCCGATGACCTCCCTGAACCCGGTCTTCACGGTGGGCGACCAGATCGCCGAGGTGCTGGAGATCCACGAGGCCCGCCCGCGCGCCGACGCCCGCGCCCGCGCCGCCGACCTCCTCGCCCTCGTCGGCATCCCGGCCCCGCGCGATGCCGTCCGGCGCTACCCCCACCAGATGTCCGGCGGCCAGCGCCAGCGCGTGATGATCGCCATGGCGCTCGCCTGCTCGCCGAGCCTGCTGGTCGCCGACGAGCCCACCACCGCCCTCGACGTGACCGTGCAGGCGCAGATCCTGGCGCTGATCGACCGCCTCAGGCGCGAGCGCGGCATGGCCTGCCTGCTGATCACCCACGACCTCGGCGTCGTCTCGGAGGTGTGCGACAGGGCGGCCGTCATGTATGCGGGACGCATCGTGGAGGAGGGCCCCGTCGACGCCCTCTTCGCCGCCCCGCGCCACCGCTACACCCGCGCGCTCCTCGACACCATGCCGGCCATGAACCCGCCCGGCCGCCCGCTCCCGTCGATTCCGGGCCTCGTGCCGCCCCCGGGCGCCCGCGGCGAGGGCTGCACCTTCGCGCCCCGCTGTCCGGCGCCCGTCGACGCCTGCCGGACGCGCCGCCCGCCGCTCGAGGGCGACGGCCCGCACCGCGCCGCCTGCTGGAACCCCGCCGCATGA